A genome region from Marinobacter panjinensis includes the following:
- a CDS encoding chemotaxis protein CheW, translated as MPDKKLTQVADPTSAIASYLDELLHTATDTAWQDEPRPEPPKPVVRERARVAPRPAPVVARTAPEVEIEKPEPVAPAVDKTPEVESPELKTEKAADIPSPPAAAPPGRPEWSDKPFECLIFSVAGLQLAVPLILLGAIHRIEEPVKPIPGSPRWYMGMRPDRDHNLRVVDTAEWIMAGRAPANARDNYRFVIRLDSSEWGLACDDVAQSFTLKPDEVRWRTARSKRPWLAGTVIDHMCALIDVKTMADLLVRAEREQHLDLS; from the coding sequence ATGCCTGACAAGAAATTGACGCAGGTGGCGGACCCGACGTCGGCCATTGCCAGCTACCTGGATGAATTGCTGCATACGGCAACGGATACCGCCTGGCAGGATGAACCGAGACCGGAGCCGCCGAAACCGGTTGTTCGTGAGCGTGCTCGTGTGGCGCCGCGGCCAGCACCCGTTGTGGCCAGGACGGCCCCGGAAGTGGAGATTGAAAAACCGGAGCCTGTGGCACCGGCGGTGGATAAGACTCCTGAGGTTGAAAGCCCTGAGCTGAAAACTGAAAAGGCCGCCGACATTCCGTCACCACCGGCAGCGGCCCCACCTGGCCGGCCAGAGTGGTCCGACAAGCCTTTCGAGTGCCTTATTTTTTCGGTCGCAGGCCTGCAGCTGGCGGTGCCCCTGATCCTGCTGGGGGCCATTCACCGCATCGAGGAGCCGGTGAAGCCGATTCCCGGAAGCCCGCGCTGGTATATGGGCATGCGACCGGACCGGGACCACAACCTCCGGGTGGTGGATACGGCAGAGTGGATTATGGCAGGCCGGGCGCCGGCCAATGCCAGGGACAACTACCGGTTTGTGATCCGGCTGGATAGCAGCGAGTGGGGGCTGGCCTGCGATGACGTGGCCCAGTCCTTTACCCTGAAACCGGACGAAGTGCGCTGGCGAACGGCCCGCAGCAAGCGGCCCTGGCTGGCCGGAACGGTCATTGACCACATGTGCGCATTGATTGATGTGAAAACCATGGCGGACTTGCTGGTCCGGGCCGAGCGTGAACAACACCTCGATCTGAGCTAA
- a CDS encoding ParA family protein, translating into MRIWAVANQKGGVGKTTSVVALGGLLAESGKRVLVVDLDPHGSLTSWFGYDPDTMAHSVFDLFQHQGKVPDGLPAQLITDTSCPGLSLLPASTALATLERRMVGVEGMGLIISRALAQLWDDFDYVLLDNTPSLGVLMVNALASAQHLIIPVQTEFLAIKGLERMLHTLTMIMRSQKNQLSYTIVPTLFDRRTQASVKSLNQLRKTYADSLWRFAIPVDTKFRDASQAGMTPSSLDKETHGVRAYVRLLNDLQEMTGSVAERRHA; encoded by the coding sequence GTGCGAATCTGGGCAGTAGCCAATCAAAAGGGCGGTGTGGGTAAAACCACATCTGTTGTGGCGCTGGGTGGTCTGCTGGCGGAAAGCGGTAAACGCGTGCTGGTCGTGGACCTGGATCCCCACGGGTCGCTGACCAGTTGGTTCGGGTATGATCCGGACACCATGGCTCACAGCGTTTTCGACCTGTTCCAGCACCAGGGCAAGGTGCCTGATGGCTTGCCGGCCCAGTTGATTACAGACACCAGTTGTCCGGGGCTCTCCCTGCTGCCGGCCAGTACAGCACTTGCAACCCTTGAACGGCGGATGGTCGGTGTTGAGGGAATGGGATTGATCATATCCCGGGCCCTGGCCCAGCTGTGGGACGATTTTGATTATGTCCTGCTGGATAACACACCCTCGCTGGGCGTACTGATGGTCAATGCCCTTGCCTCTGCGCAGCACCTGATCATCCCGGTACAGACCGAGTTTCTCGCCATCAAGGGCCTGGAGCGCATGCTGCACACACTCACCATGATCATGCGCTCCCAGAAGAACCAGCTTTCCTACACCATTGTGCCAACCCTGTTTGACCGGCGTACCCAGGCGTCGGTAAAAAGCCTTAACCAGCTGCGGAAAACCTATGCCGATTCGCTCTGGCGGTTTGCCATTCCTGTGGATACCAAATTCCGGGATGCCAGCCAGGCGGGCATGACGCCATCATCACTGGACAAGGAGACCCACGGTGTCAGGGCCTATGTTCGGCTGTTAAACGATCTGCAGGAAATGACCGGTTCAGTGGCGGAGCGCCGGCATGCCTGA
- the motD gene encoding flagellar motor protein MotD, with amino-acid sequence MRRRRRQDDDLHNKERWLISYADFITLLFAFFVVMYSVSSVNEGKYKVLSETLTGVFNAPQRSFQPIEVGDQPRRSTPQAAEDVIDPPVTEAPQNPSMSEQGRTEALRAMADQLALEFDELINQGVVTLETSDDWLELSLRNSLLFGSGDAEPHYDAFEVVEKIAGVLRNRDNAIRVEGFTDNLPIRTNAFPSNWELSAARAAAIVRMLSMEGVESERLAAVGYGEYQPVARNDTEEGRRRNRRVVLLVSRDASIRGAMR; translated from the coding sequence GTGAGACGTCGCAGGCGACAGGACGATGACCTTCACAATAAGGAACGTTGGCTGATTTCCTACGCCGACTTCATTACCCTGCTGTTCGCATTCTTCGTGGTGATGTATTCCGTGTCCTCGGTGAACGAGGGCAAGTACAAGGTATTGTCGGAAACCCTGACCGGTGTCTTCAACGCGCCCCAGCGTTCCTTTCAGCCCATTGAAGTGGGTGACCAGCCACGCCGTTCAACACCTCAGGCGGCCGAAGATGTGATTGATCCCCCGGTCACTGAAGCCCCGCAGAATCCCTCGATGAGCGAGCAGGGGCGTACCGAAGCACTTCGTGCCATGGCCGACCAGCTTGCCCTGGAATTTGATGAGCTGATAAACCAGGGCGTGGTGACGCTCGAAACCAGTGATGATTGGCTGGAACTGAGCTTACGTAACAGCCTGCTGTTTGGCAGCGGTGATGCAGAACCCCATTACGACGCTTTTGAGGTGGTGGAAAAAATCGCCGGCGTGCTGCGAAACCGCGACAACGCCATCCGGGTGGAAGGCTTTACCGACAATCTCCCGATACGAACCAATGCCTTCCCTTCAAACTGGGAGCTTTCGGCTGCCAGGGCAGCTGCCATCGTGCGCATGCTGTCGATGGAGGGGGTGGAATCCGAACGGCTGGCGGCCGTGGGCTACGGTGAATATCAGCCCGTGGCCCGCAACGACACCGAAGAGGGAAGGCGGCGCAATCGCCGCGTGGTATTGCTGGTTTCCCGGGACGCCAGTATCCGCGGTGCCATGCGATAA
- a CDS encoding flagellar motor protein — protein sequence MDILSLLGVILAFVAILGGNLLEGGAISSLFNGPAALIVIGGTLAATILQTSWPLLKRACSQARWVFFPPYVSLEDGIGKVIDWSVKARKQGLLGLEGLAEKESERFARKGLQLLVDGAETETIRSIMEVDLESREQRDLESARVFEAMGGYSPTIGIIGAVMGLIQVMTNLEDPQSLGSGIATAFVATIYGVALANLFFFPVANKLRGILRERTRYEDMMIDGIIAIAEGENPKSIELRLRGFL from the coding sequence ATGGATATTCTCAGCCTGCTGGGGGTTATTCTTGCGTTCGTGGCCATCCTTGGCGGGAACCTGCTGGAAGGCGGCGCAATCAGTTCCCTGTTCAACGGCCCGGCGGCGTTGATTGTTATCGGCGGAACACTCGCAGCGACCATCCTCCAGACCTCCTGGCCGCTGCTGAAGCGGGCCTGTTCCCAGGCGCGGTGGGTGTTCTTTCCGCCCTATGTCAGCCTGGAAGATGGCATTGGCAAGGTCATTGACTGGAGCGTGAAAGCCCGCAAACAAGGGCTTTTGGGGCTGGAAGGACTGGCGGAGAAAGAATCCGAGCGTTTTGCCCGCAAGGGGCTGCAACTGCTGGTGGATGGTGCCGAGACCGAAACCATCCGCAGCATCATGGAAGTGGATCTGGAATCCCGGGAACAACGGGACCTGGAGTCTGCGCGGGTATTTGAGGCCATGGGGGGCTATTCCCCGACCATCGGCATCATTGGCGCGGTGATGGGGCTGATCCAGGTGATGACCAACCTGGAGGACCCCCAGTCACTCGGTAGCGGTATTGCGACGGCTTTCGTCGCCACCATCTACGGTGTGGCACTGGCTAACCTGTTTTTCTTCCCGGTTGCCAATAAACTGCGGGGCATCCTGCGGGAACGCACCCGTTATGAAGACATGATGATCGACGGCATCATAGCCATTGCCGAAGGTGAGAACCCCAAGTCTATCGAACTGCGGCTACGGGGCTTCCTGTGA
- a CDS encoding protein-glutamate methylesterase/protein-glutamine glutaminase, with translation MTVSVLVVDDSGFFRKRLTEILTASGQIKVVGAATNGREGVELAAKLRPDVITMDYEMPVMDGISAVREIMKQHPTPVLMFSSLTYEGARVTLDALEAGAVDFLPKNFEEIARDSSQLQKILIDRIMDVAGSRPGAKSAPSPAAAPVTRPAAKERAAPVSSRPERGREAPRSAPEPQTPARHSSSRRGSAKHYSVVAIGTSTGGPVALQRVLTALPAGFPAPLVLIQHMPASFTPAFAERLNKLCQIEVRQAVDGDMLKPGLALLAPGGKQMMIENRGGQGRIRILPGDDRLNYKPCVDVTFGSLARSFPGKTLGVILTGMGADGKEGCRLMKQSGSDIWSQDEKTSVIYGMPMAVAKAGLTDEVLALEDVGPRLVEGVS, from the coding sequence ATGACGGTTTCTGTCCTGGTCGTTGATGATTCAGGGTTCTTCCGCAAACGACTGACGGAAATCCTGACCGCGTCCGGTCAGATCAAGGTGGTAGGCGCCGCTACAAACGGCCGCGAGGGCGTAGAGCTTGCAGCAAAGCTGCGCCCCGACGTTATCACCATGGACTACGAAATGCCGGTGATGGACGGAATCTCTGCGGTGCGGGAAATCATGAAGCAACACCCCACGCCGGTGTTGATGTTTTCGTCGCTGACCTACGAGGGCGCGCGGGTTACCCTGGATGCGCTGGAAGCCGGCGCTGTGGATTTTCTGCCCAAGAATTTCGAGGAAATTGCCAGAGACTCCAGCCAGCTGCAGAAGATACTGATCGATCGCATAATGGATGTGGCAGGCAGTCGGCCGGGGGCAAAATCCGCTCCGTCGCCTGCTGCCGCCCCGGTGACGCGTCCCGCTGCAAAAGAACGCGCAGCACCTGTCAGTTCCCGTCCTGAGCGTGGTCGTGAAGCCCCACGGTCGGCACCGGAGCCGCAAACGCCCGCCCGGCACTCCTCCAGCCGCCGCGGATCCGCCAAGCATTACAGTGTGGTGGCCATTGGCACCTCGACCGGTGGCCCGGTTGCGCTTCAGCGTGTGCTGACAGCACTGCCGGCAGGCTTTCCGGCACCGCTGGTACTGATTCAGCACATGCCCGCAAGTTTCACCCCCGCCTTCGCTGAACGGTTGAACAAGCTCTGCCAGATTGAGGTTCGCCAGGCTGTCGATGGCGACATGCTGAAACCGGGGCTGGCTCTGCTGGCGCCTGGTGGCAAGCAGATGATGATCGAAAACCGTGGTGGTCAGGGCCGGATACGTATCCTTCCCGGTGATGACCGTCTTAATTACAAGCCCTGTGTGGATGTCACCTTTGGTTCGCTGGCGCGTAGCTTCCCGGGCAAGACGCTGGGGGTGATTCTTACCGGCATGGGAGCGGATGGCAAGGAAGGCTGCCGGCTGATGAAGCAGAGCGGTTCCGATATCTGGTCGCAGGATGAGAAAACGTCGGTGATCTATGGCATGCCCATGGCGGTAGCCAAGGCCGGCCTGACGGACGAGGTCCTCGCCCTCGAGGACGTCGGCCCCCGCCTGGTTGAAGGGGTGAGCTGA
- a CDS encoding chemotaxis protein CheA yields the protein MAFDADEEILQDFLVEAGEILEKLSEQLVDLEQHPDDSDLLNAIFRGFHTVKGGAGFLQLDALVRCCHSAENVFDILRNHKRKVDSELMDVVLEVLDHVNAMFEQVRHHEELTPAPDELIAALDALAKPAGAAPAANAAAEPAEPATEAGSSDDNGDITDDEFEQLLDALEDEKNSAPAKSGGGSQSAGGDDEISDDEFEALLDQLHGKGQFAGPPETGKADDQEPEKPEDAGNNDGEDLISDDEFEKLLDDLHGKGGSPTAETSGASEAPADRKPAARPASTKPDKSSDNSDRPQAEGKAGATSAAPAMPSREANAPVAETSVRVDTKRLDDIMNMVGELVLVRNRLQRLGAQSEDEHMHKAVSNLDVVTTDLQSAVMATRMQPIKKVFGRFPRVVRDLARSLKKEINLEMHGEDTDLDKNLVEALSDPLVHLVRNSVDHGIEAPDVREKAGKPRQGKVTLSAEQEGDHILLFIEDDGAGMDPDVLRRKAVEKGIYEKDAADRLTNAECYNLIFAAGFSTKDQISDVSGRGVGMDVVKTKIGQLNGQLSVESELGKGSRIVIKVPLTLAIMPTLMIMLGDQSFALPLVNVVEIFHLDLSKKNIVDGRECIVVRDKVFPLFHIKRWLVKGAAGEPEPENAHVVIVAMGTRRVGFVVDQLVGQEEVVIKPLGRALQGTPGMAGATITGDGRIALIIDVPSLLQNYG from the coding sequence ATGGCGTTTGATGCCGATGAAGAGATCCTGCAGGACTTCCTTGTTGAAGCAGGCGAGATACTCGAAAAGCTGTCAGAGCAGCTTGTCGACCTTGAGCAACATCCGGATGACAGCGATCTGCTCAACGCCATTTTCCGTGGTTTTCATACGGTAAAAGGCGGTGCCGGCTTCCTTCAGTTGGATGCCCTGGTCCGCTGCTGCCATTCCGCGGAGAACGTGTTTGATATCCTGCGAAATCACAAGCGCAAGGTGGACTCTGAGCTGATGGACGTGGTGCTGGAAGTGCTGGACCATGTCAACGCCATGTTCGAACAGGTTCGTCACCATGAAGAACTGACGCCCGCTCCCGACGAACTGATTGCCGCCCTGGATGCGCTGGCGAAACCTGCGGGAGCAGCCCCGGCAGCAAACGCAGCGGCAGAGCCGGCAGAACCAGCGACGGAAGCAGGCTCAAGCGACGATAACGGTGACATCACCGACGACGAATTCGAACAGCTGCTGGATGCCCTTGAAGACGAGAAAAACAGCGCTCCGGCCAAGTCCGGGGGAGGCAGCCAGTCTGCCGGCGGCGATGACGAAATCTCCGATGATGAATTTGAAGCACTGCTGGATCAGCTCCATGGCAAGGGTCAGTTCGCCGGCCCGCCAGAAACGGGTAAAGCTGATGATCAAGAGCCGGAGAAGCCTGAAGATGCCGGCAATAATGACGGTGAGGATCTGATTTCCGACGACGAGTTCGAGAAGCTGCTGGACGATCTGCACGGTAAGGGGGGTAGCCCCACGGCAGAAACGTCGGGCGCCTCTGAAGCCCCTGCCGACAGAAAACCGGCAGCCAGACCAGCCAGCACAAAGCCTGACAAATCGTCCGATAATTCCGACAGGCCGCAGGCGGAAGGCAAGGCTGGTGCCACGTCAGCTGCGCCCGCGATGCCATCCCGGGAAGCAAATGCTCCGGTCGCCGAGACCTCGGTACGGGTTGATACCAAGCGCCTTGATGACATCATGAACATGGTGGGTGAGCTGGTGCTGGTGCGTAACCGCCTGCAGCGCCTGGGTGCGCAGAGCGAAGACGAGCACATGCACAAGGCTGTCTCCAATCTGGATGTGGTCACCACGGACCTCCAGTCTGCCGTGATGGCAACGCGGATGCAGCCCATCAAGAAAGTGTTTGGTCGCTTCCCGCGGGTGGTTCGTGATCTTGCGCGGAGTCTCAAGAAGGAAATCAATCTTGAGATGCACGGCGAAGATACCGACCTGGACAAGAATCTCGTAGAGGCACTGTCCGATCCTCTGGTCCACCTGGTGCGCAACTCGGTTGACCATGGCATTGAAGCACCCGATGTCCGTGAAAAAGCCGGGAAACCTCGTCAGGGTAAAGTAACTCTCTCCGCTGAGCAGGAGGGTGACCATATCCTGTTGTTCATCGAAGACGATGGCGCCGGTATGGACCCGGACGTGTTGCGGCGCAAAGCCGTTGAAAAGGGCATCTATGAAAAGGATGCCGCAGACCGGCTGACAAACGCAGAGTGCTACAACCTGATTTTTGCCGCCGGTTTTTCCACCAAGGACCAGATCTCCGATGTCTCCGGGCGCGGCGTTGGCATGGACGTGGTCAAGACCAAGATCGGGCAGCTCAACGGTCAGCTGAGTGTCGAATCCGAGCTGGGCAAAGGCTCGCGCATCGTCATCAAGGTACCGCTGACGCTGGCCATCATGCCCACCCTGATGATCATGCTCGGGGACCAGTCCTTCGCCTTGCCCCTGGTGAACGTGGTGGAGATTTTCCACCTGGATCTGAGCAAAAAGAACATCGTTGACGGGCGTGAATGTATTGTGGTCCGCGACAAGGTCTTCCCGCTGTTCCACATCAAACGGTGGCTGGTGAAAGGCGCGGCGGGAGAGCCGGAGCCGGAGAACGCCCACGTGGTGATTGTCGCCATGGGCACACGCCGCGTTGGCTTTGTGGTGGACCAGCTTGTTGGCCAGGAAGAGGTGGTAATCAAGCCTCTTGGCCGGGCCCTGCAGGGAACACCGGGTATGGCGGGTGCAACCATCACCGGTGACGGTCGTATTGCACTCATAATTGACGTTCCAAGCCTGCTGCAGAACTACGGCTGA
- a CDS encoding protein phosphatase CheZ produces the protein MSENDKNHQGLDPEITEKLRSQAAELAEQVNAGEYARAMTLINELSEVRDQSLYREVGRLTRSLHEAIRNFHVDPRNDEQSEALSKMTDASDRLEYVVQMTGKAANRTMDLVEEAMPRASAIRDEAAELRDEWQRLRRREMAPAEFRELYARIDTFFVSLNTDAGAMYQNLSEILLAQDFQDLTGQVIQKVTTLVKEVEEHLLSLVVMASHVDQMTGTVHELEEKEKVSAEQGVGPQIKAEEREDVVSGQDDVDDLLSSLGF, from the coding sequence ATGAGCGAAAATGACAAGAACCATCAGGGCCTCGACCCGGAGATTACGGAAAAGCTCCGTAGCCAGGCCGCTGAACTGGCTGAACAGGTCAATGCCGGAGAGTATGCCCGGGCCATGACACTGATCAATGAGCTCAGCGAGGTAAGGGATCAGAGTCTGTACCGCGAGGTTGGCCGGCTGACCCGCAGCCTCCATGAGGCAATTCGCAACTTTCATGTTGATCCGCGTAATGATGAACAGTCCGAAGCGCTGTCAAAAATGACCGACGCGTCGGACCGCTTGGAATACGTGGTCCAGATGACGGGAAAGGCGGCTAACCGCACCATGGACCTGGTGGAAGAAGCCATGCCCCGGGCCAGCGCCATTCGTGATGAAGCGGCAGAGCTGAGGGACGAGTGGCAGAGGCTGCGCCGCCGTGAGATGGCGCCGGCGGAATTCCGCGAACTCTATGCCCGGATAGATACCTTTTTTGTCAGCCTCAATACCGATGCCGGCGCGATGTACCAGAACCTGTCGGAAATACTGCTGGCCCAGGATTTTCAGGACCTGACCGGCCAGGTCATCCAGAAGGTCACCACACTGGTCAAAGAGGTGGAGGAACATCTGCTGAGCCTGGTGGTGATGGCCAGCCATGTGGACCAGATGACCGGCACCGTGCACGAACTGGAAGAGAAGGAAAAAGTATCGGCGGAGCAGGGTGTGGGGCCGCAGATAAAAGCCGAAGAACGCGAAGATGTTGTATCGGGCCAGGACGATGTTGATGATCTTCTGTCCAGTCTTGGTTTCTGA
- the cheY gene encoding chemotaxis response regulator CheY, whose translation MDKNMKILIVDDFSTMRRIIKNLLRDLGFTNTDEADDGNTALPMLRSGKYDFLVTDWNMPGMSGLDLLKEVRADENLKTLPVLMVTAEAKRDQIVAAAQAGVNGYVVKPFTAAVLKEKIEKIFERIQ comes from the coding sequence TTGGACAAAAACATGAAAATCCTGATCGTGGATGATTTCTCCACCATGCGACGGATCATCAAGAACCTGCTTCGCGATCTTGGCTTTACCAACACCGATGAAGCGGATGATGGCAATACCGCGCTGCCAATGCTCCGCAGCGGAAAATACGATTTTCTGGTTACCGACTGGAACATGCCGGGCATGTCCGGGCTGGACCTGCTCAAGGAAGTCCGTGCCGATGAGAACCTCAAGACCCTGCCGGTGCTCATGGTAACGGCCGAAGCCAAGCGGGATCAGATTGTGGCGGCGGCGCAGGCCGGGGTGAATGGCTACGTGGTCAAGCCGTTCACTGCAGCGGTCCTCAAGGAGAAGATTGAGAAGATCTTCGAGCGAATCCAGTAA
- a CDS encoding RNA polymerase sigma factor FliA, with protein MTLAKELGIYHRTGTQGPSQLVEEQAPLVKKIALHLMARLPASVQLEDLMQAGMIGLLEAAQRYSSTRGATFETYAGIRIRGAMVDEIRKGDWVPRSVHRNSRRIAKAIKAVEDRLGREALDWEVAEELGQSLDEYHSSLSDANSGRLFSLDELNESGDLPINEAETSDNPLEGLTSDNFRKNLATAIGDLPEREKLVLGLYYQEELNLKEIGAVLGVSESRVSQIHSQAALRLRGRLSDWKK; from the coding sequence ATGACATTGGCGAAAGAACTTGGAATCTACCACCGGACCGGCACGCAGGGGCCCTCACAGCTTGTTGAGGAGCAGGCGCCGCTGGTCAAGAAAATCGCACTTCATCTGATGGCCCGGCTGCCGGCCTCGGTCCAGCTTGAGGACCTTATGCAGGCTGGTATGATCGGTTTGCTGGAAGCGGCCCAACGTTACAGCTCCACCAGGGGGGCTACCTTTGAAACCTATGCAGGCATCCGGATCCGCGGTGCCATGGTGGATGAGATCCGCAAGGGGGACTGGGTTCCCCGCTCCGTACACAGAAACTCCCGCCGTATTGCCAAAGCCATCAAGGCCGTCGAGGACCGCCTGGGCCGTGAAGCCCTGGACTGGGAAGTCGCCGAGGAACTCGGCCAGAGCCTTGATGAATACCACTCCTCACTGAGCGATGCCAACAGTGGCCGACTTTTTAGCCTCGATGAGCTCAATGAATCCGGCGACCTGCCGATAAACGAAGCAGAGACCAGTGACAACCCACTGGAAGGCCTGACATCGGACAACTTCCGGAAGAACCTGGCCACGGCCATTGGCGATCTGCCAGAGCGCGAGAAACTGGTGCTTGGTCTGTACTACCAGGAAGAACTGAACCTCAAGGAAATTGGCGCAGTTCTGGGTGTCAGCGAAAGCCGGGTGAGCCAGATCCACAGCCAGGCGGCGCTCAGATTGCGGGGTCGGCTCTCTGACTGGAAGAAGTGA
- a CDS encoding MinD/ParA family protein: MSKPHPVQVIAISGGKGGVGKSNVAVNLGIALSQKGRRVVLLDADLGLGNIDVLLGITANRNIQDVIAGDCDLRDVLVSGPGGIRIVPASSGTQRMTQLSSLEHAGLINAFSELGDQIDVLIVDTAAGISDSVVSFLRASQELLLVVCDEPTSITDAYALIKLMNRDYGTNRFRILANQVRNEQEGRHLFEKLTRVTERFLDVALQYVGIVPYDEAVKKAVQRQRAVLDAYPRAKASLAIKSLADKVDNWPLPQSPRGHLEFFVERLVEV, from the coding sequence ATGAGCAAACCACATCCGGTACAGGTGATTGCGATTTCCGGCGGGAAGGGGGGCGTTGGCAAGAGTAACGTTGCGGTGAACCTCGGCATCGCCCTTTCGCAGAAAGGGCGGCGTGTCGTGCTGCTTGATGCCGATCTTGGTCTTGGCAATATTGACGTTTTGCTGGGGATTACCGCCAACCGGAACATCCAGGATGTTATTGCCGGTGACTGCGACCTGCGCGATGTGCTGGTCAGCGGTCCTGGCGGAATCAGGATTGTGCCAGCCTCCTCCGGTACCCAGCGCATGACCCAGCTGTCCTCGCTCGAGCACGCCGGGCTGATCAATGCCTTCAGCGAACTGGGCGACCAGATTGACGTTCTGATCGTGGATACCGCGGCCGGTATTTCCGACTCTGTGGTCAGCTTCCTGCGAGCCTCCCAGGAGTTGTTGCTGGTCGTATGCGATGAACCCACCTCCATCACCGACGCTTACGCCCTGATCAAACTGATGAACCGTGATTACGGCACTAACCGCTTCCGCATTCTGGCAAATCAGGTGCGTAACGAGCAGGAAGGCCGCCATCTGTTTGAAAAACTGACCAGAGTGACCGAGCGGTTTCTGGATGTAGCACTGCAATATGTGGGTATAGTGCCCTACGACGAGGCCGTGAAAAAGGCGGTTCAACGCCAGCGCGCCGTGCTGGATGCCTATCCCCGTGCCAAGGCATCGCTTGCCATCAAGAGCCTGGCGGATAAAGTCGACAACTGGCCGTTACCACAATCGCCCCGGGGGCATCTGGAATTTTTTGTGGAGCGGCTCGTCGAAGTCTGA
- the flhF gene encoding flagellar biosynthesis protein FlhF produces MKVKRFFAQSMAEALRQVRDQMGPDAVILSNRRVDGGVEIVTALDYDENMARQRLGDAAREATNGSRLAELQAEQHRRLEDELGRSRERIREVREKRSGSGGRNNGSDQGYASLAADAFGGSELTVEEPVNANPGYSGELAQMRAEISSLRDLVGARRATAEPEKTAVNAVQQRLAERLQEFGLGQELAGSLSRRHRAGRLEDGWKQSLKMLAAGVKTSRAEWPEEGGVYALVGPTGSGKTTTIGKLAAHYVLRHGADSLALVTTDRYRVAAHEQLFVFGRILNVPVRVVDETHSLDDILDELSDRHLVLIDTAGLTSTDKGYDEQLTELARSHHNIRTHLVVSATSQPRIMKSVWHCYKMANLTGCVVTKIDEALTLGESLGFVMETGLPVAYYTNGQKIPEDLHHAEPIPLVRLAVERLKKLQQQEAVAV; encoded by the coding sequence ATGAAAGTAAAACGGTTTTTTGCCCAGAGCATGGCAGAGGCGCTGCGCCAGGTGCGGGACCAGATGGGCCCCGATGCAGTGATTCTGTCCAATCGTCGTGTGGATGGTGGCGTCGAAATTGTGACAGCGCTGGATTATGACGAAAATATGGCGCGCCAACGGTTGGGAGATGCAGCACGGGAAGCCACCAATGGATCCCGGCTGGCAGAGCTCCAGGCGGAACAGCACCGCCGCCTGGAGGATGAACTTGGCCGTTCCCGTGAGCGAATCCGGGAAGTCCGGGAAAAGCGCTCCGGGTCGGGCGGCCGCAATAATGGTTCGGATCAGGGTTATGCCAGTCTGGCGGCCGATGCTTTTGGCGGCAGCGAATTAACGGTGGAAGAGCCTGTTAACGCGAACCCGGGCTATTCCGGTGAACTGGCCCAGATGCGCGCTGAAATCAGCTCTCTCAGGGACCTGGTTGGTGCCCGCCGGGCGACGGCCGAGCCTGAAAAAACGGCAGTGAATGCGGTGCAGCAACGGTTGGCCGAACGGCTGCAGGAATTCGGTCTGGGCCAGGAGCTTGCCGGCTCATTGTCTCGTCGTCATCGTGCCGGGCGTCTTGAAGATGGCTGGAAACAGTCGCTGAAAATGCTGGCAGCCGGCGTAAAAACCTCCCGAGCCGAGTGGCCCGAGGAGGGTGGCGTCTATGCCCTGGTGGGCCCCACAGGCTCTGGCAAGACCACCACCATCGGCAAGCTTGCGGCCCATTATGTACTGCGCCACGGCGCCGATTCCCTCGCATTGGTGACTACGGATCGCTACAGGGTGGCTGCCCACGAGCAACTGTTCGTGTTCGGGCGTATTCTGAATGTCCCGGTGCGGGTAGTGGATGAGACCCATTCACTGGATGATATTCTCGACGAATTGTCGGACCGCCACCTTGTGCTGATTGACACTGCAGGCCTGACCAGTACCGATAAAGGGTACGATGAGCAACTCACGGAACTGGCCCGCAGTCATCACAATATTCGCACCCATCTGGTGGTTTCTGCGACCAGTCAGCCACGCATCATGAAATCCGTCTGGCATTGCTATAAGATGGCAAATCTCACAGGGTGTGTGGTGACAAAAATTGATGAAGCACTGACCCTGGGAGAATCGCTGGGATTTGTTATGGAAACGGGATTGCCGGTTGCCTATTACACTAACGGCCAGAAGATCCCTGAAGACCTGCACCACGCCGAACCCATTCCGTTGGTGCGGCTGGCCGTGGAAAGGCTGAAAAAACTCCAGCAGCAAGAGGCGGTCGCTGTTTAA